The nucleotide window TCATAGTAACTGATGCTCAAGTACAGGATAAATTGAACAATACAGAATTAATACAAATGCAGTCCCACTCTAACAAGTATTGTCCTTCCAGTTTTGAGGATGGCACACAATGTCAGTTAAACTGTTTGCCAAGTAAGCATATTGACTTAAGTCAAAGTAAAGATACTGCCATCCCCAGTAAGGAAATGCATCACCTATCTGTGCCTGACCCAGTCTCTGCTAATGACTTTGTGGGTCAAGACTGTGAAGAGGCAGACTCTGTTAATGTAACTGTGAGTAGTGGGGCCACACTGGCACCAACATACAGCCTGCGCTCCAAGTCCAAACCACATAAACACAACTCTTCACCCCCACCTAAACTTCTGATAGTCAATACAGACTCTGCACAACAGTGCCGATCGAATCAAAGCTTAAACAAAAGTAGTTCAGTGGTCTGTGACACCGTGTTGCCTGACAGCTGTGTATCATCTGAAACATTCACGAATGAGCAGGACAAGGAACAGTTATGCAAGTATGGCCATACTCTTCCAGTGGTCCCAGTTGTATtgagaaaaaatgaaactggTGTTCTAAGTGAACCCAGTAGGAATTCAAGTCCAGCAGTGCTCAGTTGCCAACCTTACTCAAAAGATAACACTTCACCTGGGCTTTCAGAGGAGTCTATGATGTGTGTGGTATCTTCTGAAAGATTGTCTAACTTAAGTGGAATAGAAGTCCTTGAGGGTGCTAATGTCAGTTCAGAATCAAATGCTCATATTAATGATAGTATTGAAGTTACAAATGGCTTCCCTTCAAACAGGCATGTTCTTCAAGGACATAACTCATGTGAAGGTGAGGGTCATGTGGAATCTTCTATCCCAGTTTATAGGGAGTCTATAGAAACAAAGCATTATGCCACCGCGCAACTATCCAGTTATAGCACATGTGTTTTACCAGACTGCAGTCCCCCTCAGATTTCACAGAAAGTATGTAATCCAGCAGAAATTTCCATAAAGGAGTTGTCACTTGGAGATTTGCAACAGAAAACTAAATCAGAGGACATCTGTCATGGTAGCCTAGATGAGACTGGTTCACAGTCTTCTGTAGTTCCACCAAAATTTGAATCTACCAAGGTTTCTGAGCTCTCAGTTGCAAGTCAGCAATCTGAACAACTGAATATTAAGACTGAACAGCAGAGTGGtacattgttaaaaaataaaattaacctGAAGAAGTCCCGCTGGGATATTGTAGGACAGGACAAATCGGATCATGAACATTCTCTCAAAATGCCTTGTCATGAAACAAAACCGTCTGTGAAAAAAATTATCTCAGTTAAGAAAATAGAGTTCTCCAAAGACTCTGGCTTGGAACATGTCAAGAACTTTGGgactataaaaatgaatttgaacAATGAAACGGTGTTGTCTAAACAACATTCTGTGGGAAAAAATCATGCTAGCCTTGAAGATAATTCCCTTAAATCTCCACAAAACCAGCTTGATGCGAAGACACAACTGTCTATGTCTACACAATCCCAACCATGTGATACCAGCAACACAAATGTGGACATCTGTTTTGATCAGAATTACAAAGAACCTCCAAGGTCTAGCCATGCTACATCGCGGTCTGTTGCAAAGGATTGGACACGAGACAGTAAAACAGGGGGGCACGATGTCCTTTTAGACAAATTGGAAAGGAGGAATACGAGCATCAATCAGGATGTTGGAAGCCACAGTGATGACAGTGACTCTGAGGAGTCGGATTCAGATTCGGATGACTGTAGCATTCCTAAGAACAGATTGCACTCTGTGGTAGTTGTGCCAAAAAATTCTACCCTTACCCAGCCTCATGATTCAAGAGCCACACTTACATCTTTCTCCAGTCCAACTGGTAGCCCCCATCAGCTGCCTGCAGACTGGCAGGaacaggggtggagggggtccAGTAGTAAAGAATCAAATCGGGCACATGATGCGTATAGTGAAGTTTCCGGAACCCTCAGCCCTGTGGAAAGGCAGAAAGGATTTTCTAGCCAGCTTCCTGAAAGCAGTAAGCATACCCTTCATGTTTTGTGCACTGAAAGGCCTATTTTGACGGGCCAACAAAATGTGACATACCAGTCTCAGAGTAATATGGTTGATAGCACAAGTCATGTTGAAGCTTCACACACGTTTGAAGCCCAGCAATCCAAGGAGCAAAAGTCCAGTACTTACCAGAATCCAAAGATATCAGTACCATCCAGCTCGGTGGGGTCATTCCACAGCTTTGAAACCATGTGGAGGACATCTGACCCAGGTCAGTCACGGCCCTGTGATAGGCCCGATAGCTGGCATGACAGGAAAAGTATATTGATGCACCAACAACACGGAGAATTTTCTAGTTCAGATGACTTAAGCAATAAGGATGGCTATAGGTGGGGATGGGATATTCCACAGCCAGAGCAGCCTAGCAGCACATTTCAGCAACCAGACAGCAGTTACGGTATCCATACTCCCAACCCAATGCTGGTGGGAAGTCCTGCATTGGGGCAGATGggtcagcatagcagtggttgCTGGATTCAACCCACTGCTTCACAAGGTTGCAGGCCTGTCTACCTCTCTGTGCCTTCACTGTATCGTGAGTCTCTTGACGAAATGCATCCTGATTCCTTGACTAATGACTATGAAGAAGAAAGTCAGGAAAATCATGGCACTGTAACCTTCTGCAACCATCCTCCTCCTGCATCCACCTCTTTTGTCCAAGGCCCTGAAATAAGCAGTAATTGTAGGGGACTTGGTGGTGTCTTGGACACCCCTAGGGAGGATAGTCAGAAACCTCACAGAGGCAGAGGTCCGCCCAAAAAGAGACGTCCGGAGTTCGAGTCGGACTCTGAAAATGAGGCAGAATCAGAAAATTCTATAAAAAGGGAGCGTCTGGCAGAACCTGATGTCTCAAGGACTTCAAAAGACCCTGTGGACACACCAAACCAGACTGCAGAGGTGGAACGGCCATCACTTAGTCTTCAAGACTTTCAGGATCCTGTTCGCTGGAAGGATATGGCAAAGCTCAAAAAGATGCCACCGTATTTTGATCTGATTGAAGAAAATATGTACCTGACAGAACGGTGAGTAACGTTTGTTACAAAATCATTTGTTTCGAAGCATAAACTGTTGAGTTTATCAGTTACAAATTTTTGCgattttcccccccctcctgctgGTGCTTGTGAAATACGTACTTCATGACATAGTTCGCAGATTATGCAATTTGTCAGTATATACACTCTAAATGGTCAGTTAAGTATGGGCTTACACATGAATTATTATTCTGATCTTGCTTTGTTTGTGACTGGCACTTGCTTTGTCTTGTCAAGAAATCTTATTTTGCCCTAATTGAGTGCCAGTAATTGATTTGGCAGATGTGGATAGTGTCCCATGTCAGTTTCCTTTTTGACAActttcaaatatatataaaaaaaaaaaaaattcatcaaTGCATTCTTTTGACAAGCTGAACGTGTTTATCAAAAGAACTGTTTATCACCACGTTAGTCATAACTAATTTTTCTTGAATATTTGTAATTTAACGATGCCAatttaatgatttaatattACAGCGAATGTCTCTgttatttgcttttgtttctttatgtGTCCAGATAGGCTTTCAGTCTCTTGTCATTTTGTGGAATCAGAATAATCACATTTAGAgttgtacagtatgtgaaatTGCTGTTTCTATGCACAGCAAAAAGAACAAGTCACACCGGGACATCAAGCGGATGCAATGTGAGTGTGCTGTGCTGTCGAGGGAGGAGCGAGCTCGAGGTGCGACAGCGTGTGGGGAGGACTGCCTCAACCGCTTACTGATGATTGAGTGGTAAGCCTCTCCCATCTCAGTAGAGAGATTTTGGAAGAAtaggaggaaaggagagaggaaaaaattttGGGATTACCTTCGTCTTCACACTTGCATACTGTTCTTTAatgtcttgaatttcatgttttattttaaagaccCAGAAGTTCCCatcatttgttttgtctttgtttcaaaTTATGTACGTTTTACAGTAGAGGTGCCATTATATGTTTTCCTTGTCATTGTATCAGACCAAATGCTgttcatgtaaaatgtttttttaatgcaattttaaacATCTGAACATGTTCCATAGTAtgctctttgtttttattggctttattttttagAAGTCAGTCCCATTTAAGGATTTACTGAATAAATGTTTCCTGTTCAATGTAATGTTAGATtgctgttctgtattttttgaTAACATAGGTAAAATGCTATTCTCATGCAATTATAATTCAACATTGCACTCAAAggcttcaaaaaattaaatactaaaacatgCAATTACAGATAAAATTCCAGATACTATGTATCATAGTGCATTAAAGCACTGCAGAAGAGCTTGCAGCCTAGATGTCTtagagattttaaaaataatccaaatatgaacatggtgttttaTGCAAGTGTACATGGAAGTGAATTAGATTTGTATTGTAAAAACACCTGTACCTAAAAGTACAGCTGGTTTCTTTCTACCTTCAGCTCCTCACGATGCTTGAATGGCTCTTACTGCTCAAATCGACGCTTTCAAATGAAACAGCATGCTGACTTTGAAGTCATCCTGACTGAGAACAAGGGCTGGGGGCTTCGTGCTGCCAAGGACCTGGCACCGTGAGTTTCAGCCATTCCTGTCGATGTGTGAAGTCATGCATGGGGCTAGGATGGACTTCATTTAGCACTGTAGTGGCTCAGTGCCTAGGAGTTTCAGTTCAGAAATGGAAGCGTAGTGGGTAGATGGGAGATAGAATCTGTCCTTTTTGCCCTTAGCTCAAGCCCTTTGTTGCAGAAACACCTTTGTGCTGGAGTACTGCGGGGAGGTTTTGGACCACAAGGAATTCAAAGCTCGCGTGAAAGAGTATGCCCGCAGCAAGAACATCCATTACTACTTCATGGCCTTGAAGAATAATGAGGTGGGCAGATGGGATGATCAGgaccttcatttacatttcttcattttgaagatgattttctctaaagagatGTACAGTTATGGCGgcaggtagcgcagtggttaaagcggCTGCCTCTAGACTCAGAAATCCaggcttctgctgtagtgccctacgtttacgttacttcaattagcagacgcttttctccaaagcgacttctggTGAACgctatagtgttatcagcctacaccttatttacccaagctgacttacactactatatgcactacttacaatgggtcattcatccatacatcagtggaacacactctgtcactcacacaccatgggtgatttagtcaccaatccacccgagcagcatctctttgggctgtgggaggaaaccaggggagccagaggaaatccaaaatccacatagactgagtggggatcaaacccacatcatctcgcaccacccagacactgtgagacaacagcgctactcgctgtgtcaccatgccccctaaatttcatctgctgaatgaataaatgtaaaagagaggAAATGCACCTGAATGCTAGCATACACATTCAGATTTGAATTCATGTCCAaactcacagcccaggagctgtgccaATATGGTGACTTTCCTTTTGTCTTGTATCAGTAAATGGAAAAGATGTCTCCTAATTTGTGTcttaaaaatctgttaaaatattaaagtattttaaagagCAAAGTCTTGTATGTGTTAATTGCAATTGCCGAACTGTTTTTAgttgtttgaagaaaaaaaatcagctgctCATCCAGGATCTGCAGGTTGATCTGACATTGCAATTTGTGTTGATCAGATCATCGATGCTACGCTGAAGGGTAACTGTTCACGCTTTATGAATCACAGCTGCGAGCCCAACTGTGAAACCCAGAAGGTATGTGATGTGAAGTGGTCACTTCTGTCACCACCTTgtctttttaattaactttttgatCAACTTGAGTACGTCTGGTTGAAACTGTGATGGAACATCTCTGTAAGCAGAACCTGAACGCTccctgtgtgtgtctacagTGGACAGTAAATGGTCAGCTCAGAGTGGGATTTTTCACCACGAAGGGAGTCTCAGCTGGCACAGAGCTCACCTTTGACTACCAGTTCCAAAGATATGGGTATGTGTTCCAGCAGTACCTCACTCCCTCTGGAATGAAAAAttacttcctttttcttttaaggATTCTTTTTGAAGTGTCCTCTTACACACACAACACGACAACTTATAATCAGATGCCCAAATTAAGGCTTGACTTTCAAGCTTTAATACTAAAATCCAGCAGCAGCATTACAACTTTGGGGTCAGGAATAGATACCTTGTTGTAGCCTTtcatttctgtgtatttctaAACTCAAGTCTGGTTCCACCAGGAAAGAGGCACAGAAGTGCCTGTGTGGAGCACCCAGCTGTCGGGGCTTCCTGGGTGGAGAGAACCGGGTAAGCATCCGGGCAGCAGGGGGCAAGATGAAGAAGGAGCGCTCACGGAAGAAAGATTCTGTCAGTGCTCTCACTACGGTGAGTCTGTGTAAAATTTGTAATGAATTTCTGCTTGCATTTTTTCACCCTTTCAGAATGTGATAAACTTCAATTTCAAAAATACATGTTCAAAAAACGTTCGAAAAGTACAGTTAAGTTATTAGTCTTTTGGTCTTTTAATAAATCTGTTATTTtgtagtccccccccccccccccccccccaagaacaGGACATTAacatcttacaatatttttaagcattaaGATGCAAATGGATTTGGCATTTTTTGTGGATATATtactttaataataaatgaaatggggGGAATGCAGGTAATTGAATTATTTCTTACTGTTGCCCTTGCGTTCGTTATTGATTTTGACAGGTGATGGTTTTGTTGCATTTAGCTTTTAAGACTGAATTCAGTTTATAGCCTGATTGAGTGATGTGCATATTTTTGTGGGAGTGAATCACCTGTGCATACTTATTACAAACCTACACACGTACATCTGTCTGTACTTGAGTTTCACACTGTATTTTGTCCATAGTTCAGCACACCTTAGTTCTATTAGTTGTATGAATTGCATACATTATTTTACTTCAGTAGCTTGAACTCAACATAAGATTTGTTACTGCTGTAGCATATCGGCTGTAGATTTTTCATGTTTATACTACTGACAGTTATCCTCTGAGGTTGTGTTGATTTGCTGGTATTTTGTATGAAAATAtgcctatttacacagcttgaTGTTTTGCCAAAGGAATGTAGGGTAATTACCTCTTGCAGAGGTAAAACAGCAGGCCATCTGATTGTTTAGATTTCTGAACCATAATCAGATTTTATTGTGACGTGACAGTGGATGTGAAACATTTCTGGTGAGGTGTATAATTGTCAGCAGTGAAAATGAACCATCTGTAAGCAGATTTGGGTCAGGTCTCTGTACGCTTCCAGTTAATTGCTCTGAATTCTCCAGTGACGTTTGTGTTAAttcttttatatatacatatgtatgtgtagTAATACTCGAATTTcctgtttaaatatatttgccTACATCAATGTAAATAAGAATATTACAGCAGTACAGATACGTCTTGGAGCAGCTCTGTAATAGGTGAAGATGAATATTGGTATGCATCGACTACTTTAAATGAATGCTTTCCTTTGGTAGGTGTTCACAAGAGTTGGGTAACAATGAAAGTTCATCCATCTTTCTCATTGGCAAAGATATATTTGTCCTGAACTGGAGTCAGTGGGTAAAGCCTTCCACTTGAGGggcttgggttcaaatccctgcttctgTTATAGTACCAGAAGTTTTCAATCATTAACACTCACAAATACCAGGCGCAAGCTGTAAATACTAAGTTGAATTAATCTGGTCCCACATTCCTActctgtttgggtgcattttactgctagATAATGGCTGGACATGGAAACTCTTGGGAATTTGCTCTCCAATAAACAAAtctttgaaaacagacaagtAAAGCAAGTGCAATTAAAGCTTTGTGCCTTTGAAaatttgtgtctttgaaaatgtcTAACTTGAAGGTTCGTAAcagaatgacaataataatgactTCACTACTGCCCTGCCCTCAGGTGGATGAAGAGTTGGAGGCACTACTGGAGAATGGGGAGGGTCTCTCTGATGAGAAAGAAGTTATTTCTCTCTGCAGGCTCATGGTGCGAGTAGAGACAATGGAACAGAAACTCACCTGTCTCAAACTCATCCAGGTGAGTGGTTCTGTCCTGTCTAGTCATACAAAAGTGAAAGGTATGGGCTGTTTAGTTTTAAGTGGTTTTCAGTGAGATTGTGACTTAGTTCAAATTTGACACTGATCTTTGAATTCCTAATGTAATCTCCTGGTAACAAGGTATGATTTTTATAGAACTCATGCTTTATTTACTACAAATTGTTTCTGTTAGCAATATAAAGAAAAGATGTATTCATATACTTTATTGTGAAGAAGTTATCTGTTTGTCATCAGGTATAAAGCAAACCCTATTGTTTCAGTAGGGTTTTAATATTCAAAGTAACAATTTACATAATTCTGTTGAGTGATTTTTATATTCTGAGaagtgaaaaatgtcagattgtAATTGTATGATGTCCATGTTCAGAACACTCAGAATCCCGGTTGCTTGAAGCAGTTCCTGGATCACCACGGACTCTCTCTGCTATGGATTTTCATGGTGGAGCTTTCAGAGGCCAAGGGCAACTCAAGCAACAACATcaaactgcagctggaggttAGTGTGCACATTACACTGTGGCACtctgtttaaaaagaaataaattcaaaaaaatattgctCTTTGAAAAGCTGATGACACCAGCATCAATTGATTAAAGCATGTATGAGGAACATTGAATTTGATAGTTTTGAATAGTCTTCCTCACCTTACAAAGGCAAATCATTCTTGAAAAGCCCtctgtaaggtgaattcttgtGAATCAAAGGTGTAACTACTGTtgctttcagtgatttttcACGCATTCTTGAACTAAAATTAACACCCATTTATGCCGAAATATCACTGAATTCCATTGAAATGCACacagtagtcaatattagttatcataacactgCTGTTtcccttttattaatttttctgtaatcCTATATCTTTCCTTGTTCCTTacagaacagtaaagacaagaactcagtgaaaacaatgcaaacaaaTTCACACATCAATGAAACTGGCATTGTTCGGATAGTCATTGTTTAGATTATTAGAGCTGAaaagtgtctgtgtggagtttctctcagtatttgtgtggatttcctttgGGTGCCCagtttttctcccacagtccaaagacatttctttCAGGTTggctggtgactgtaaattgcccacGGTGTGTATATACGCATGTGTTAGAATGTTTGGCTGTATAGATGGGCGATTGGCTTAGTGTAGTTTATCCAACActgtcaccttggataaaggtatcagGGTAattactagttaataatcattgtatgaCCCTTAgataaaaacatctgcaaaattgaataaatgtaaatttcttgcACCACTCAGCTTTTGGGAGGTAGACAAAGTCCAAATTCAgtcataaatgtgaagaaatgcctcgTAAGACAAAATAGGGGTATAAAATGAAACTCCCTGTATAGTCAAATTCCCATAACTTGAATGAGTGTATGTCCATGTATGACTGTACCTTATGTGGTAAATAGGAACCCATTTAATATACACTGCCCTCTTAagtttagatttttctttttccaaagctTAAAAATAGGAAGTAATATGCTTGCTACCTGTTTTATGTCCAGATTATGAGGAGTCTTGAGGTTCTGCCCATCTCTACTAAAAACATGCTGGAAGAGAGCAGAGTCCTTCACTTCATACAACGCTGGGCCCAGAACCAGACGCTGCCTCAGGCTCCTGAGCTGGATGGGTATTCCAGTGAGAACACATCGCGCGCCCAGACTCCTCTTAACACCCCTGATGGTCCCCCTGCCAAACTAGGGCCAGAGCTGGATGGAGAGACACCAAAGCGTGCGGTGTACCGCCGCCTCAAGATCATCAGCGAGAACAGCTTGGACAGTGCCATGTCTGATGCCAGTAAGGCTTCTGAtggaaaagaagaggaggaggaggaggaggaagatgaggaggaagacTCTTTACCAGTGGATGCTGTTGTTAGTAGTCATACCAAGCCAAGTGCCCAAGTTGAGGAAGAAGTTTCAGCTCCTGGGTTGGAGAAGCAGGAGCCAGCGGAGGTCAAAGAAGAGGCTGTGGAAACGGGTCAGCTGGATGAGGAGAGGACCAAAGGGCAGAAGGGAGATGTGGAGCTTGCTCCAGATGAGGAGAGGATGGAAAAAGATGTGGGAGTTGAGGGGGCACCGGGTGTCACAGCACCCTCCGAATCGGGGCAGCATTCACAGAATGATGAGACTGGGCCTGCTCCAGTGAAGGAGCTCTCCTCACCAGAAGTTCAAGAGGCTGACACTGTGGCTAGCAAGGGCCCTGCTGGTTCATCTGAAGTTGCTGTGTTAGAGTCTGTATTGGAGCCTGATGTTggggtgtctgtgtgtattgCAGTGGAAACCACAGTTAATACCTCAACTGTCATGGCAGAGACCACAGAGTCAATTACAACAACACAGGAAAGTGCAGTTGAGGAGTCAGCTGCTTCCACGGTGGAGAATGTGGGGTCTGTTATTGCTACTGCAGAAACAACAACCGTGGGATCTGCTTCAACCACTACAGAGGTACCAGGATCTGCTGTGCCAACAGCAGAAGCTGCTGCTACTGCCTCTACCACTACCGCAACAGATCCAGTGGCCGTGGGCACGCCATCACAGGATGAAGAGGAGGGCGTGTCGGATGTGGAGAGCGAAAGGAGCCAGGAGCCACCGATCCGGGCAGTTGATATTAGCGACATGGCCGCACGCCTGTTGGACAGCTGGAAAGACCTGAAGG belongs to Scleropages formosus chromosome 18, fSclFor1.1, whole genome shotgun sequence and includes:
- the setd2 gene encoding histone-lysine N-methyltransferase SETD2 isoform X1, encoding MGDVYDPEHPTEEGGGDTVVKEESLSKPTLLKNLPTKGLLSSRLLPKGTKSKVNLEEHGRQKVSFSFSQTKKPLPNLFLSQLSPEKSPCDLQLPLLSSNNSQQGKLELKVESRNESTGLSFPTPVPESPLSVTSLPKSKLELGKMHFKKQLLSVSASFEKPVDEPKPTIKLEEVSSLQETVLKPATKITTEAAVSQIQLTFKDCISEEHVIGVLEENLNPSVKGSTDSSHIGTEIKEKFSGLEQADIPEQHKSQSQSDSTLPGSESDGDSVRTSSSHKSGDPRSMAKTDNQNKDAKRNFSRVEESEKLEKSSSYAKSDERVKEERCSTHSKSDRETRYSRSSRSDKERRRTKSRSRSRSRGSRTSSSYSRSERSSRNERLSRSDRSHYHDSERRSYRSPYRERRSSRSRSDRKSRDSSDSEDDYRRARTGSNRSSNHSSSHRDSKFFYSKSEKDVKCSEISRSSETEKRIQLHSRSERCPRKIEFESIRKTSPELESECRKSNAHCKLESNIKSPLSKSNICSQTIDKKPHKGHSSSDSEDDQKEKSKFIKLPPCSGLNDSQPAMSEKDFKVSLSKLIVTDAQVQDKLNNTELIQMQSHSNKYCPSSFEDGTQCQLNCLPSKHIDLSQSKDTAIPSKEMHHLSVPDPVSANDFVGQDCEEADSVNVTVSSGATLAPTYSLRSKSKPHKHNSSPPPKLLIVNTDSAQQCRSNQSLNKSSSVVCDTVLPDSCVSSETFTNEQDKEQLCKYGHTLPVVPVVLRKNETGVLSEPSRNSSPAVLSCQPYSKDNTSPGLSEESMMCVVSSERLSNLSGIEVLEGANVSSESNAHINDSIEVTNGFPSNRHVLQGHNSCEGEGHVESSIPVYRESIETKHYATAQLSSYSTCVLPDCSPPQISQKVCNPAEISIKELSLGDLQQKTKSEDICHGSLDETGSQSSVVPPKFESTKVSELSVASQQSEQLNIKTEQQSGTLLKNKINLKKSRWDIVGQDKSDHEHSLKMPCHETKPSVKKIISVKKIEFSKDSGLEHVKNFGTIKMNLNNETVLSKQHSVGKNHASLEDNSLKSPQNQLDAKTQLSMSTQSQPCDTSNTNVDICFDQNYKEPPRSSHATSRSVAKDWTRDSKTGGHDVLLDKLERRNTSINQDVGSHSDDSDSEESDSDSDDCSIPKNRLHSVVVVPKNSTLTQPHDSRATLTSFSSPTGSPHQLPADWQEQGWRGSSSKESNRAHDAYSEVSGTLSPVERQKGFSSQLPESSKHTLHVLCTERPILTGQQNVTYQSQSNMVDSTSHVEASHTFEAQQSKEQKSSTYQNPKISVPSSSVGSFHSFETMWRTSDPGQSRPCDRPDSWHDRKSILMHQQHGEFSSSDDLSNKDGYRWGWDIPQPEQPSSTFQQPDSSYGIHTPNPMLVGSPALGQMGQHSSGCWIQPTASQGCRPVYLSVPSLYRESLDEMHPDSLTNDYEEESQENHGTVTFCNHPPPASTSFVQGPEISSNCRGLGGVLDTPREDSQKPHRGRGPPKKRRPEFESDSENEAESENSIKRERLAEPDVSRTSKDPVDTPNQTAEVERPSLSLQDFQDPVRWKDMAKLKKMPPYFDLIEENMYLTERKKNKSHRDIKRMQCECAVLSREERARGATACGEDCLNRLLMIECSSRCLNGSYCSNRRFQMKQHADFEVILTENKGWGLRAAKDLAPNTFVLEYCGEVLDHKEFKARVKEYARSKNIHYYFMALKNNEIIDATLKGNCSRFMNHSCEPNCETQKWTVNGQLRVGFFTTKGVSAGTELTFDYQFQRYGKEAQKCLCGAPSCRGFLGGENRVSIRAAGGKMKKERSRKKDSVSALTTVDEELEALLENGEGLSDEKEVISLCRLMVRVETMEQKLTCLKLIQNTQNPGCLKQFLDHHGLSLLWIFMVELSEAKGNSSNNIKLQLEIMRSLEVLPISTKNMLEESRVLHFIQRWAQNQTLPQAPELDGYSSENTSRAQTPLNTPDGPPAKLGPELDGETPKRAVYRRLKIISENSLDSAMSDASKASDGKEEEEEEEEDEEEDSLPVDAVVSSHTKPSAQVEEEVSAPGLEKQEPAEVKEEAVETGQLDEERTKGQKGDVELAPDEERMEKDVGVEGAPGVTAPSESGQHSQNDETGPAPVKELSSPEVQEADTVASKGPAGSSEVAVLESVLEPDVGVSVCIAVETTVNTSTVMAETTESITTTQESAVEESAASTVENVGSVIATAETTTVGSASTTTEVPGSAVPTAEAAATASTTTATDPVAVGTPSQDEEEGVSDVESERSQEPPIRAVDISDMAARLLDSWKDLKEVYRIPKKSQVEKEPKERSRERDGPQSSRTPSGSRDRERDRERDRDRERERDRDLERTPRSTERRRRRSSHSPPLSAYERSSRRSDDRYEHPNSSKKKVRPKERNKLTTEERRKLFEQEVAQKEAQKQQQQQQQQQLQALPYEMLGYSPGPHGYMGYPPGYPIQTYVDPTNPNAGKVLLPTPSVEPLCAAGATVPYEQTPPQPLISELGLASPSSAPPSQTAPTAGVPHMATTLELAPGTAQYVQSRAPSQDSVTVLSAAPPTGGPQTQTQQGYTPVWSAAVPQPLTVQAQPAQPHTAIYYQGQACQAVYSIPTAYPQAGTPVIQTYAEPATGYIQGQPVYTAHQQGVVLQQAGTVTTIVTAPTVQQDLIAPNSLMDLPPPSPPKPKTIVLPPNWKVARDPEGKIYYYHVITRQTQWDPPCWEGGSDDASVGHEAEMDLGTPTYDENPSKFSTKTAEADTSSELAKKSKEVFRKEMSQFIVQCLNPYRKPDCKSGRISNTEDFKHLARKLTHGVMNKELKSCKNPEDLECNENVKHKTKEYIKKYMQKFGPVYRPKEDTEVD